The nucleotide sequence TGCTTCATTCATGCCTCAGAACGTCCCGTATTTACCTATTCTAACGTGCCCTCTATTGTAAAGCTCATCTGCATTTTCTGTTTCTGGCCGTGAAAGTTGATGTCCTAAATTGTAGCACGCACTTAGATTTTCATACTTTACCTGCTGTGGTGGTGTAGTCGCTCTGGCATTGCTAAGCCCGAGGGTggggaatcaaatcccggccgcactTTATCGGGGGTGAAATGCTAGAACTCCCGTGTACAGTGCATTGGCTGTgcgtaaagaaccccagatggtcaaaattgatctggagtcccccactacagtgtgcctcaaatcatatcgtagttttttGTCCTGTAAAGCTCAAAAATTCGCCAGATTTTGATACTCTAAGCTCTTTTGCACCATCCTAGTATCCTGAATCCTAACCGGAAATGCCCAAACTATATTTAAAGGCCCCAGCTGCCAACATGTTTTACTTCCTTCTCCAGAATAAACTTGCTGCTGCTTGCACTGCACCAAGAAGCACGAAAAGGCACAGGGACAAACCCAGCTCGACCTCGACAGTTTTTTTTACCCGAAACGCGCAGACGAATGGAGCTACTATAGGTAgctatgcaaaaccaactctcCCAAATTCTGCGCTCCTGTACTATACCCCACAGCAGCATGTGGACTGGATTGTATTACAGAAATTTTTAATGCCAACAATAGCTTGTTACTGCAGTTCTGACTTTATAAATCCAATACGCGtcattaaaggaaaaaaaaaaggtgctacaTTAGAATTGAGTACAGCACTTTTGCAACACCATGCAGGCACCGACACGGCACATGCGTCAGCATGTGTTATTTGTTTACAATTTGTTATTTGTTTACAACAGAAGGCACGGCAACGTGTTTCCTCTTGCAACCTCCGTTGCTCTGGCAAGCGTTCGCACTTTCGTCTAGTTCATGCGTCTTCTGTCTGTGATCAAGAATGCCCTCGGCCTCGTCACAAATTGAATCGAAGCACAATAGGAACCAGCCGAACGTTACATTACAAATTTGCTACAACGTGCTTGCACATCGCATTCTCTTGTAATTACACTTAACCCGTGTTCAGGCCAGTTCTTTTCCTATTTGCATTTCTGCTTAAGTTGACACTACCCGTACCCGCAACGTAAGCGACCACAACGGCCTTCTGCATTCACAAACATAGGACAGAGGTCCAGCTGTGCCCAAAGCATGCAAATGCAGCCACAAGGGTGTAAGAAGCGAGAACCCCAAATTCAAGCAAACGCCAACCAAATACTGCACTTTTAATGCTCAAGCGAGTCAAAAAACTTTCTCAAATGTGTACATAGAAAAGAGGTGGAATGACTGGTGCATTTCTCTAAACAACAAACACAGTTTAATGCCCcttgaagaaaatgaaaagaccAGCTGTCCTGCACAGCTGGCCGGTGGCACAGGGTGGTGATCGCAAAAGCAGGCCAAGCGGGCACTACGTCGTCTTGCAAATTTCGTCTGCCAGCCGCTGCAGAACAGACAGGAGGGCATTCCCCTGGGCAAAAGAAAAGTTGGAAAACTGGACTAAGTCAACAAGCAGATTGACTAATGCATACTGAAACCCGAGCCAACACTCACACTGACCAATATTTGTGCAGGCTGTGTGCCTAGTCACATTCCTACTTGCGCAAACTCGCATTAATCACTTCTACTCACACTTAGTGGCGCCCACTCGCGCTCATACTCGCATCCACTTGTTCACATACATACTCATATACAGGTGAGGAGAAAAAGTAATCAGAACATGGGAGCTATGACCAAACTGCATCACAGCGCCCTATGGTAGCCGCAAATCTGCCAGAAGGCAACAAGGTTGGAGACCAGGCTGGTTGGTGCTTCAAGATACGTACTGTGAATttcaccagttgtcttcgtcgtTTCTTGTCCTTGCCCCAGTGTACATTGTAGTTCAGTGTTAGAAGGCATTGATTCGTGATCGCTGGTTTGCACACATACATAATGCAATTTCTTGCTTCCCCCTGAGGCTGCTAGAAGGCACTGGGATGCAGTCCGACCACAGCTCCTATGTCCCAATTACTTCTGTCCATACCTGTGCATTCACACTCGCCGACAGTGACTCACTTTCATACACAAGCTCACCATCACTAATCACCATCAGTTTGTACTCACCTTGACTGGCATTCATTCCTATTCCCACTCGCGACACTCAATCTCATCGGCAGTCACTCCTCTCCATACTTGCACATTCACTCGCACCCTTTGTTACTTACTACACACTTTATATCACATCTGTGAAATCAGTGTGGAGCAAATACTATCATTTTCCTTGTGAATGAGTAAAGTAGCATATACAAACTTCCCACAATTTCCAGGTTTCTTTGGTAGATTTGCCACTTTCCTCTGCCTTAGTCCAAAAATCCTGAACAGTGTCCGACACAAGGTGGGCATTTCCTCACCTGAGTCTCAACTGTGCGGCTCACTTTCTCCAGCGTATCGTTCCCTGCCTCAACTGCCTTGAGGAGGCGCTCTTCGAAGGTCAGCTCTCGGCGGATGCGCCTCCGCGCAGCCGAGTTGAGGTGCGAGGCAAGTGGGGTGGGCATCGACTGCAGCGCTCGGGCCACGCCACCTTCCACGGGTTCGTAGACCTCTGTAGAAACAAAATGACAGCTGCGCTAAAGAAGTAGCCTCCTACAAGCCAATAACATATCTCAACAATAGGAGTAATATTAACAGCCATGCCAACCTTAAAATGCAAGAAATACTAACATTGAAGCCAATGAAACACAGTGGACCTTCTTTAAATGGGACCTTAAGGGACCAGAGAAATAAGTtctgtttatcaggagttccatttgcTTAGACTGAGCTCAAGGATACACAAGATGCTCTTTTGAGCATGACAGATGCGTTATTGCCAACAGCAGATAACAGGTGTGGCAGATTTGATTACAATACTGCTGGCAAGACCTTAACTTGCACGCAGCTGCTGACTACAGCTAAGAGCACGAAATGTACCACATATGCGTGATTCTACCGTGTCGCCGACTGTAACGCACAGCTATGTTACCAgccaaatatatataaaaaaaataacttggtgCCGATTCTACCACGCACATCAAATAACGAAAACGTAGTCGACACGTACCGTATTGAAACAATTCGCACACACTGCTCAATCTTAGCAGCTAGTGGCCATCGGAGTCCGATAGCACCTCCTTTTCGCTGACCACAGAAAGCAGCCTTCAGTTCCATTTATTGCACTAGAAATGCTACACTTCCAGAGGCTCGTGCAACCATCGCCTGTGGGAGGGCATTCCCCACACCATGGGCCACCTTGCAATGTGGCCGAGCACCACTTTCTTCAGACGACCCATTCCTCGCAGTGTGGCTAGCTACTACCTTGTGTTGACCTTAAGTAAGAATCGGCTTCGTTACGAATTAGTTACGATTGTAACATGCATGCAAATTTGAACACACCTTTTAATCAAAAAAGGTGCGCGTTAGAATGGCACAAGTACGGCAACTGCAATAAAAAGTTTTAAAAAGCTGCCTTTGTGAAGCAACCTCTCTTGAAGTCAATAACTTTAATCTTTGCCTCCAGCGTGAGTGCACTGCAAGTGCTGTCATTGGTTACAGTAAGCAAAATCAAAGCGCACAGACGTTGGTACCACAACCACGGTGAATCGACCCTATAGTGTCGGGAAAGGCATAATAGAAATGCATATTTGCAATGCTGTTAATATTCGGTAATATTCTTAGTTCCATTTAGTCAGAATTAGAAAAAACACTGTTCCATTTAATTAGTTTTTTTGTTGCATTGCCTTAATGCAAAACCAACCAAATTTAATTCCACTTTAGCAATATACATTTACAAAGATTCTACTGTATTTTGGGTTTGGCAACAGCTACCAAAAGTTTATATCAGATGCACACTGTGTactgaaaaaaaatgtgctaACTTAGTTCGATAGGGGCACTGTGAAAGGCAAGGCTGCTTTATAATTGCATCAAAAATAATATGCACCACAGAAAAATGGAAATGCTCATGAGTACAAAAGATTGCAAGCAGGGTATGGGGCATCATGTGCACTATTCTTAAAACTTTCTATGGGCATCTACATTTGTTCTTCCTTTGCTCCCAGCACCCTAACTGTGAGAGACACAGCAGTTGTGGAGCTGCAGATAAACTTCAGCAACCCGAGGTCTTTTTCAGTGCACCTAACCCTAACTACAGGGGCATTTTTGTGTGCCAAGTAGCCCACAACAGCGAAACCTCTTCAAGACCACCTCGGCAAGGTTTGCCGCGTGAGTGAAGCGCACCTGTCTCGACGAGGGTCTCGCCGTCTGCCGTGCTCTGGATGCTGGGGATGGAGTATCGCTGCTGGAGAAACTGGACGCGTGGCTGTGGCGAGGGCATCAGCACAGACAGCGTGCCGTCAATGTCCTTCATGACTGTGTCCATGAGCTTGTAGTACGGCCAGATGAGGCCCTCAGGCACGGGGTCTCCCTCGCgctcttttttttcctgcaaGACACGGTTTCATACATGTTGCTAGACTCTAGCTTTACCACGACTATAAGTGTGCCATCGCTACAGAACCACTATGCGACAACAGATAAGGCAGCACCTTTCTCTTTAACACAATGCAGACATGCTCCACATGCTGAAATGAAACATGCCAGAGACTGCAGACCACCTAGTTGTGCACCGCAGTTATCTCACCTCCAAGAAAAGGCACAGCGACATTGCACACAAGTAATCATCTGTACAGCCACTACAGATGTGTGGGTCACAGACTCTGTTCTCTACAAAATTACGCAACGAATTTACACAGCCGAATCATTAACACTTGCTGAACCGCTGCCCTTGCCATCTGCAGGCAATCCTGCCATGGTATTGTTGGCAAGCTGCATGTGGCAAGTGAATACCCCGGTGATTGGACCATAGATCTCCTGGCGGCACCAAAGCCATGCATATAAACTGGCAGCGAGCATGGATACTACAGAGTGATCCAGGCAGCCAAATCATCGACATGTGCTGAACTGCTCCCCTTCCTATCTGCAGGTGGGCTGGAGACCACTCTCATTTTCTTGTTTCCCATATAGCAGCTGCTGGAGTGCTCTCATTTTGTGGGGTTGTTACTTGATGTTTTGACAAACTTTGGCCTCGCATAATGGAAACCAGCAAGATTGACATTCTCTGAGATTTCATCAAGTCTATTAGTGAAAAAGCGCCAGGATCCATAAAGGAAGTGGTCAAAACCCTGGTTGAAATGGCCATGAAATTTGCCGATGCTTTGTCCGACTTGAAAACAGAAATGAGAAATAATGACCGATCCAATAACAGCATAAAAGCTGAGGTAAAGTCAATAGTAGCCTCAATGGGCTTTATTAATAACAACTTTGAAGAGTTCAAGCTTGAAACTGTAAACCTTCACCAAGAACTCGCAGACATGCAGAAACAAAGCCTCATCTGTCAAACGGAAAACAAGAAGCTAGGCAAGGAACTTGAAGAAATTCAGAAACAATTGATTGAATTGGAACAATATAGTCAAAGAAACAATTTGGAGATGAAAGGCATCCCTGCACTGAAAATGAAGTCCTCGGCGATGCAATGCTAAATATTGCAACATTCCTGAATGTAGAACTCAGTGATAGTAGCATTGAAGCCAATCATTGTGTGCAAACAAAAGATGGTGGACCAGCTGATATTATATAGTAGTCAGGTTTAATTCATGCCAGtggactgggagagtgttgaggtatctgtacaggaaaaacattgattcacagtggaggaaaagaactaggaagcttatcagcaagtatgtggcctgtagggtgagcaagagagcaagaaagaaggtcaagcggaaagtcggaggctgaaataatctcatgggtggcggcaatggaaaagaaacctgctatgagtaactacttaagaggaaaagcgAAATGATAATGATACGATAActaaaagggaagctcattacttttcgaagcgagatcaggatgcgttagaacacgcacctataaagcgagatataaggaagaagaagcatgtgcttgctgcagtaaagctaggggaacgatggagcatgttttattggaatgtgaagatatctgcccagcggtcgatttaggcaccgctggcctccttgaagcccctgggttcagcgagggcagggggaaagtaaacatgtctgcaataggagactagtaagaggcgatgggaagattagtggaagtatGGAAGCGACAAAAAACTGAgacttacaaaaacaaagttcgcaatagggagtCAGAAAATTTGCTTATGGGAACTCATCGTAGGGGGTGGGGGGTTCTTCTTTAAcccaggtaggacattaggcagtataatagcaagagcttggtggcacaacccaccacctcgttccaaaggagacgctcataacatccatccatccacacagGGTCAACTATGGTTTCATTCATACCAATTCCAGCAAAACTGCGGACTCATGGCGAGTTGGGGTGAGTATTCGCTTATTTATTTCTGCTCACctgctttatatatttgctttgtgcTCTTTACTGTGTTTAGTACAGATGTTCAGAGTGTTGGAAACAAACTGCCGAATCTGCAACCTTACTTCAAAGAGCAAACCACGGATCGAAAGTTTGGTGTATTTGACATAGTACACTGGGCGTTACCACTTACAAATTGGTACTTCTTTTGGTTGTGTTCCAGCATGGATACAGAGTTCTTCTTCAGAAGGAAGCCATTTTGTCTCTTGCTCAATGCTCTGGATGCAGTTGAGAATGCAGAAAACATAGAAGTGGACAGTGATATCATGGCTGTGCTGCAAGAAGCAGCTGAAGACAAGGATGAAGAGGAAGGCAATGATGACTACACCGATTCTTTCACCATGAATAACATCTGCAGTTAATGTAGGTCAGCAAAGCCTGTAACAATATTCTGCCAAAATCGTTTCACTGGTATAGTATTATTAAAGACACCTTAGCCGCACTCGTGATGTCGGCATTACAATTGCCATGCTTGCTGGGTTTCACTATATGCGTGTTTGGACGCTCATGGCCAATGGTCACGGTCACTACCATGAAAAAAATCGGGAAGCAGTTGTGATGCCGATGTTTTGTCACACCTGAGCATCATGGAGATGTGAGAACTGCAGAGCCACTTTGTGCTTCAAAAAATGTCATACAAGGAGATACGAGCACAATGACAAGTGCCTTGGCCATTGAAATCCCATGCACCCAGTGTACTATATTTAGCACAGCAGTGTAGCTTGGGAACCAATAAATATTTCTCAATCATTTCTTCAAGACGTGATATTCTTTCATTATTCAGACACTTTGATCAAAATAGCCCTGGCAGTTTTATTATGGGTCATAATAGGTTAGCGCTGCATGCCCTGCACTTCCAGGTCACAAAcagcatgcgcattatcagcatgacagcattctcgacaggaaggtAGCAAGCGCCCagagttttgaagaaaggaaacactAGCAAACAaaccagatgacgattatttgtTGTGGGACAATtttaagccccaaagggtgcaatacTTTTTAAGAGTGCAAGAAAAGTGCACCCTTGAAGCATATTTTGCTTTTAAAAAATTAATCTTCAGAGCCTTTCCCTTGACATCGTGCACCTGGTACTTTCAGGGTCACAAACAGCATATGCATATCACCATGAaacagcattcttgacaggaaagcagtaagcacaatttaaaaaaaaaatgcaaacaagacAGGTGACAATTATCATTGTGGGAC is from Dermacentor andersoni unplaced genomic scaffold, qqDerAnde1_hic_scaffold ctg00000039.1, whole genome shotgun sequence and encodes:
- the LOC126526457 gene encoding uncharacterized protein produces the protein MAEIIAQSVSEDYSSHQALVAHDGEVEVPTVYEIRFADDPTESTLQRKWSPAVTEQFILLRHEKRRFFNGKRNTTKALYQQILDEIGLGGVVSADQARKKWNNLMAKYRVEKAEIEKKEREGDPVPEGLIWPYYKLMDTVMKDIDGTLSVLMPSPQPRVQFLQQRYSIPSIQSTADGETLVETEVYEPVEGGVARALQSMPTPLASHLNSAARRRIRRELTFEERLLKAVEAGNDTLEKVSRTVETQGNALLSVLQRLADEICKTT